One part of the Neoarius graeffei isolate fNeoGra1 chromosome 2, fNeoGra1.pri, whole genome shotgun sequence genome encodes these proteins:
- the taf1a gene encoding TATA box-binding protein-associated factor RNA polymerase I subunit A isoform X1, translated as MDDLQWEIWIPEADFSNDTWENERSQTTLKQSGLLHISPTEGQHNESGFRKSTRSCLHAIRDAVLRHCWKEAAQYLGAYTQTLEDTSMSKQSVACEIIWRLGTEVLRHHPSKELENLNALYERMKSTGVKNYAKICLEHTFHLLLNGHIHQAKQQLSVAMSWRYGKQSASQSLELKLIHAYCGFLDYLIWSTKRASTSDAEVCGNNVDMHSYFKQASVTLQEIIKQPGVWDPFVCSCIDMLEFYNDDEEALQLLQNYAYGKDYPSNPNAHIYLYKHQKKHKASPAQLIRTLKVLHSLVPSHELMLEYCTLLRNLGEKKNLQHALSVAMNLLEYTCWKTDVNAWTCLLEILKCLKKSDLWNLIKEEWGRRRDLWLKMHYKTFHGRMDLKKNTKLIYVKIKVLQLFGVYNSRYNVIYYQEKKKKRTQA; from the exons GGCAGCATAACGAAAGTGGATTTCGTAAAAGCACAAGATCATGTCTTCATGCCATTCGAGATGCCGTTCTGCGTCATTGCTGGAAAGAGGCTGCACAATATTTAGGAGCTTACACTCAGACACTGGAAGACACCTCAATGAGCAAGCAGTCAGTAGCTTGTGAG ATTATTTGGAGACTCGGCACTGAGGTCCTCCGGCATCATCCAAGCAAAGAGTTGGAAAACTTGAATGCTTTGTATGAGCGTATGAAAAGCACTGGAGTGAAAAATTATGCTAAG ATCTGTTTGGAACACACTTTCCACCTTCTGTTGAATGGCCATATTCACCAAGCCAAACAGCAGCTGTCCGTTGCAATGAGCTGGAGGTATGGCAAGCAGTCTGCAAGTCAGTCCCTGGAGTTAAAACTCATCCACGCGTACTGCGGCTTTCTGGATTATTTGATCTGGTCTACAAAGCGGGCGTCCACATCTGATGCAG AGGTTTGCGGAAATAACGTTGACATGCACAGCTACTTCAAACAAGCCTCTGTGACCCTGCAGGAAATCATCAAACAGCCAGGAGTGTGGGACCCTTTTGTATGCAGTTGCATTGAT ATGCTAGAATTCTACAATGATGATGAAGAAGCTCTACAGTTACTGCAAAACTATGCCTATGGCAAAGATTATCCATCAAACCCCAATGCTCATATTTACTTGTACAAACATCAGAAAAAACATAAAGCTTCACCAGCCCAACTTATTAGGACTCTAAAG GTGCTGCACTCATTGGTTCCTAGTCATGAGTTGATGCTGGAATATTGCACTCTGTTGAGGAACTTGG GAGAGAAGAAAAATCTACAGCACGCTCTTAGTGTTGCTATGAATCTTCTAGAATACACCTGCTGGAAGACTGATGTAAACGCATGGACCTGTCTGCTAGAGATTCTCAAGTGCCTCAAAAAAAG CGATCTTTGGAATCTCATAAAAGAAGAGTGGGGAAGAAGAAGAGACCTCTGGTTGAAAATGCATTATAAAACCTTCCACGGCAGGATGGATCTGAAAAAGAACACAAAACTCAtttatgtcaaaatcaaagtccttcaactCTTTGGCGTATATA ACAGCCGTTACAATGTGATATACTatcaagaaaagaagaagaaaaggactcAAGCATAG
- the taf1a gene encoding TATA box-binding protein-associated factor RNA polymerase I subunit A isoform X2, giving the protein MSKQSVACEIIWRLGTEVLRHHPSKELENLNALYERMKSTGVKNYAKICLEHTFHLLLNGHIHQAKQQLSVAMSWRYGKQSASQSLELKLIHAYCGFLDYLIWSTKRASTSDAEVCGNNVDMHSYFKQASVTLQEIIKQPGVWDPFVCSCIDMLEFYNDDEEALQLLQNYAYGKDYPSNPNAHIYLYKHQKKHKASPAQLIRTLKVLHSLVPSHELMLEYCTLLRNLGEKKNLQHALSVAMNLLEYTCWKTDVNAWTCLLEILKCLKKSDLWNLIKEEWGRRRDLWLKMHYKTFHGRMDLKKNTKLIYVKIKVLQLFGVYNSRYNVIYYQEKKKKRTQA; this is encoded by the exons ATGAGCAAGCAGTCAGTAGCTTGTGAG ATTATTTGGAGACTCGGCACTGAGGTCCTCCGGCATCATCCAAGCAAAGAGTTGGAAAACTTGAATGCTTTGTATGAGCGTATGAAAAGCACTGGAGTGAAAAATTATGCTAAG ATCTGTTTGGAACACACTTTCCACCTTCTGTTGAATGGCCATATTCACCAAGCCAAACAGCAGCTGTCCGTTGCAATGAGCTGGAGGTATGGCAAGCAGTCTGCAAGTCAGTCCCTGGAGTTAAAACTCATCCACGCGTACTGCGGCTTTCTGGATTATTTGATCTGGTCTACAAAGCGGGCGTCCACATCTGATGCAG AGGTTTGCGGAAATAACGTTGACATGCACAGCTACTTCAAACAAGCCTCTGTGACCCTGCAGGAAATCATCAAACAGCCAGGAGTGTGGGACCCTTTTGTATGCAGTTGCATTGAT ATGCTAGAATTCTACAATGATGATGAAGAAGCTCTACAGTTACTGCAAAACTATGCCTATGGCAAAGATTATCCATCAAACCCCAATGCTCATATTTACTTGTACAAACATCAGAAAAAACATAAAGCTTCACCAGCCCAACTTATTAGGACTCTAAAG GTGCTGCACTCATTGGTTCCTAGTCATGAGTTGATGCTGGAATATTGCACTCTGTTGAGGAACTTGG GAGAGAAGAAAAATCTACAGCACGCTCTTAGTGTTGCTATGAATCTTCTAGAATACACCTGCTGGAAGACTGATGTAAACGCATGGACCTGTCTGCTAGAGATTCTCAAGTGCCTCAAAAAAAG CGATCTTTGGAATCTCATAAAAGAAGAGTGGGGAAGAAGAAGAGACCTCTGGTTGAAAATGCATTATAAAACCTTCCACGGCAGGATGGATCTGAAAAAGAACACAAAACTCAtttatgtcaaaatcaaagtccttcaactCTTTGGCGTATATA ACAGCCGTTACAATGTGATATACTatcaagaaaagaagaagaaaaggactcAAGCATAG